In the Bacillus shivajii genome, one interval contains:
- a CDS encoding nucleoside recognition domain-containing protein translates to MSERSSVVDSQVLSLFPPPFFRAAAILFIFLIYGLPVFLAYKVSLTLDPLAEIALILPFSSALSQSPPFIYSLIVGDYGLISLGTFSFIWAFPVVVFVGLSIAVSEQSGLQRRLIYLIEPLLKKIGLSGADFVPVLTGYGCNVVAVLQSKNCQSCTRKQCVSMVSFSSACSYQIGATLSIFNVANAPWLFIPYITLLFVAGAVHTRIWFMPTTSSMMYSYASSLRKPSWTRVKIQLNGMLSQFFKQAMPIFLVICFIAFLLDELKIIHVIIQVFKPLFALLTLPEEAGLGIFFSILRKDGILLFNESNGALLATFTLSEIFVVVFLASTLSGCLVTIWTIAKEFGIKHAMMHASKQAATSIVFAGLLLIFIKGISHLLGL, encoded by the coding sequence ATGAGCGAGCGGTCATCAGTTGTTGATAGTCAAGTTTTGTCGCTTTTTCCACCTCCATTTTTTCGTGCAGCAGCGATTCTTTTCATTTTTCTCATATACGGACTTCCAGTGTTTTTGGCTTATAAAGTATCTTTAACTTTGGATCCATTGGCAGAAATAGCATTGATCTTACCGTTTTCTTCTGCCTTATCTCAATCACCTCCATTCATCTATTCACTGATTGTTGGTGATTACGGTTTGATCTCACTTGGTACATTTTCATTCATATGGGCCTTTCCGGTCGTTGTATTTGTCGGTCTGAGCATTGCCGTTTCCGAACAATCTGGACTTCAAAGAAGACTGATCTATTTAATTGAGCCTCTGCTAAAAAAAATCGGTTTGTCAGGTGCAGATTTTGTTCCGGTTTTAACAGGATACGGCTGTAATGTTGTTGCAGTCCTTCAATCGAAAAATTGCCAATCCTGTACTCGTAAACAATGTGTATCAATGGTTTCTTTCAGTTCTGCCTGTAGCTATCAAATCGGTGCAACATTATCCATCTTTAATGTCGCCAATGCTCCGTGGCTCTTCATTCCTTATATCACATTGCTGTTTGTTGCTGGCGCTGTTCATACGAGGATCTGGTTTATGCCGACTACTTCATCAATGATGTACTCATATGCCTCATCCTTAAGGAAGCCTTCATGGACTCGTGTAAAAATACAGTTGAATGGTATGCTCAGCCAGTTTTTTAAACAAGCGATGCCAATCTTCTTAGTTATTTGTTTCATTGCTTTTCTTTTAGATGAATTAAAGATCATTCATGTGATCATCCAAGTGTTCAAACCTTTATTCGCTTTGCTTACATTGCCTGAAGAAGCTGGCTTAGGTATATTTTTTTCCATCCTAAGAAAAGATGGAATCCTTTTATTTAATGAAAGTAACGGGGCTTTGCTAGCTACTTTCACACTATCAGAGATTTTCGTCGTCGTCTTTCTTGCCTCTACTTTGTCGGGATGTCTTGTAACCATATGGACGATTGCAAAGGAGTTTGGCATAAAACACGCAATGATGCATGCATCAAAACAAGCGGCAACTTCAATCGTTTTCGCCGGCTTACTATTAATTTTCATCAAAGGAATCTCTCATTTACTAGGGTTATAG